The genomic segment ATCTATTTTCCTGCTTAGATCGAAAACCCTTTGAATCATATTTATATTGAGGCTTATTTTTTGCTAATATCAATGTATTCACCCCTTCTTATAATTAGAACTATCTTAGGGCACCTTATAATTTCTCTGCAACCCGCAAATTAGCGCTTCTGGCCCTGGGGTTTGTTTTCAATTCCTCTTTTTTCGGTGTTATTGGTTTACGGGTTATAATTTTTAACACAGGTTTCACATTACAAATACATACAGGTATATCTTTAGGACATATACAATCTCTGGCCATATCACGGAAAAAATGTTTTACTATTCGATCCTCTAAAGAATGAAAGGAAATTACGCAAATCCTTCCTCCAGGCTTTAATACTTCTATAGCCCCTTCTAACGCTTTTTTTAAAACGTCCAATTCGTTATTGACAGCAATCCGTAGAGCTTGAAAGGTTCGCTTTGCCGGATGGGGGCCTGAACGTCTGGCAGAAGCAGGGATAGCTGCTTTAATTATCTTAACCAGCTCTTCTGTGGTAGTAATAGGTTGCCGCTTTCTTTCTTTGACAATAAATTGAGCTATCCTGCTGGCCCATCTTTCTTCACCATACTCTTTGATTATCCGGGCAAGCTCTTCCTCGCTCCAGCGGTTGACTATATGTCTTGCTGTCAACTTCTGACTCCTGTCCATCCGCATATCCAATACAGCATCTTTCTGATAACTAAATCCCCTCTCTTCATCATCAACCTGAAATGAAGAAAAACCCAAATCAAAAAGAATTCCATCAACCTCTTCAAATCCCCGATAATAAAGGACCTTTTTTAAGTTTTTAAAATTATCCTTAACCAGAGTCACCCGGTCACTATAAGGTGCTAACCGTTCTTTAGCTCTCTTAATGGCATTCTCATCCTGATCAATACCGATCAAATGTCCTTTAGGACCTAGACTCTGGACAATTTTAAGTGAGTGACCTGCACCTCCTACAGTACAGTCCACATATATTCCATCTTCTTTTATCTGTAAATACTCAATAGTTTCTTCCAAAAGTACAGGTAAATGTATTTGCTTCATTTTTTATCACCTCGAATTAGATTCCCAATTCTTCCATAGTCTCTGCAATTTCTTCATAAGAATCTGCTGTTAATTTAAGATAA from the Anoxybacter fermentans genome contains:
- the rsmH gene encoding 16S rRNA (cytosine(1402)-N(4))-methyltransferase RsmH — translated: MKQIHLPVLLEETIEYLQIKEDGIYVDCTVGGAGHSLKIVQSLGPKGHLIGIDQDENAIKRAKERLAPYSDRVTLVKDNFKNLKKVLYYRGFEEVDGILFDLGFSSFQVDDEERGFSYQKDAVLDMRMDRSQKLTARHIVNRWSEEELARIIKEYGEERWASRIAQFIVKERKRQPITTTEELVKIIKAAIPASARRSGPHPAKRTFQALRIAVNNELDVLKKALEGAIEVLKPGGRICVISFHSLEDRIVKHFFRDMARDCICPKDIPVCICNVKPVLKIITRKPITPKKEELKTNPRARSANLRVAEKL